In a single window of the Caproicibacterium sp. BJN0003 genome:
- a CDS encoding sugar ABC transporter substrate-binding protein, producing MKKKLLATVMSALLITSLLGGCGSSSTASSQAASGAASTTSTSQAAGKKLKIGITVQSLSNQVWSVACTTMKDMADKDGNTLTYTDCGDTSSKQIEQIENFISSKCDVIMVNPSDPNAIENVCKEARDAGIKVMCWDNEMENTDINWVIDNQKLGYMIGEQASKFINDKFTDGKCQVAVLDYPQTAILLERENGILAALKEKAPNAEVVAQQPAINATEGQDAMETILQAHPDVKVVCCIGGGGAVGANEALKSANKIADNVGIFAADATDQELAAMLNGEANRMSVMVTGTPKVIGENCYQLITKLGTGGTFDSRNVYRDIFPVTAENASQYYSK from the coding sequence TTGAAAAAGAAGTTATTAGCAACCGTGATGAGCGCTCTGCTTATCACATCCCTGCTGGGTGGCTGCGGCAGCAGCTCTACAGCAAGCAGCCAAGCAGCTTCAGGTGCTGCTTCAACAACATCCACGTCGCAGGCAGCAGGCAAGAAGCTCAAAATCGGCATTACCGTCCAGAGTCTTAGCAATCAGGTCTGGTCCGTAGCATGCACCACCATGAAAGACATGGCCGATAAAGACGGAAACACCCTGACCTACACCGACTGCGGAGATACCTCATCAAAGCAGATTGAGCAAATCGAGAACTTTATCAGCAGCAAATGCGACGTCATCATGGTAAATCCCTCTGATCCGAACGCGATCGAAAATGTTTGCAAAGAGGCACGCGACGCCGGCATTAAAGTAATGTGCTGGGATAACGAAATGGAAAACACCGATATCAACTGGGTCATTGATAACCAGAAACTCGGTTACATGATTGGTGAGCAGGCCAGCAAATTCATCAACGATAAGTTTACCGACGGCAAATGCCAAGTCGCCGTGCTGGATTATCCTCAGACCGCAATCCTTCTTGAAAGAGAAAACGGAATTCTGGCAGCACTCAAAGAAAAAGCCCCCAACGCCGAAGTAGTTGCACAGCAGCCGGCTATTAACGCAACAGAAGGTCAGGACGCTATGGAGACAATTCTTCAGGCACATCCCGATGTGAAAGTCGTTTGCTGCATCGGCGGCGGCGGCGCTGTTGGCGCAAACGAAGCTTTGAAATCCGCCAACAAAATTGCCGATAACGTAGGCATTTTTGCAGCAGATGCAACCGACCAGGAACTGGCAGCCATGCTGAACGGTGAAGCAAACAGAATGTCCGTTATGGTAACCGGAACCCCGAAAGTTATCGGTGAAAACTGCTATCAGTTGATCACAAAGCTCGGCACAGGCGGTACTTTTGACAGCCGCAATGTTTACAGAGATATCTTCCCTGTAACGGCTGAAAATGCTTCGCAGTATTATTCAAAATAA
- a CDS encoding NAD(P)-dependent alcohol dehydrogenase gives MDKKMKVAVMLDIEKMGFESRDIPQPKDNEALVKVEYVGVCGSDLHYYEFGRIGDYIVKPPYVLGHEAGGTVVAVGKDVTNLKIGDRVALEPGKTCGHCEFCKTGRYNLCPDVIFFATPPVNGVFQQYVAHEADLCFKLPDNMDTMEGALIEPLSVGFHAARQGDAHLGQTATVFGAGCIGLMSMLALKAMGVSTVYVVDVMQNRLNKAKELGATEVINGKDEDAVQKIMELTHQKGIDLSIETAGTEITSRQAIKVAKKGSTIVFVGYSKSGEITLPMSMALDKELTFKTVFRYRHIYPVAIDAVSSGKVNLKGVVTNVYDFDDIQRAMDESVHNKDTVVKSVIKII, from the coding sequence ATGGATAAAAAAATGAAAGTTGCCGTTATGCTGGACATCGAAAAAATGGGATTTGAATCACGTGATATCCCGCAGCCCAAGGATAACGAAGCTCTTGTCAAAGTGGAGTACGTAGGCGTCTGCGGTTCTGATCTTCATTATTATGAATTTGGAAGAATCGGCGATTATATTGTAAAACCGCCTTATGTTTTAGGACATGAGGCTGGCGGCACGGTCGTCGCAGTGGGAAAAGATGTTACGAATCTAAAAATCGGGGACCGGGTAGCTTTGGAACCCGGAAAGACCTGCGGGCACTGCGAATTTTGCAAAACCGGCCGCTATAATCTTTGCCCCGATGTGATCTTTTTTGCCACCCCGCCCGTAAACGGCGTTTTTCAGCAGTATGTTGCTCATGAAGCAGACCTGTGCTTTAAACTGCCGGATAACATGGATACCATGGAAGGAGCTTTAATTGAACCGCTTTCCGTCGGGTTCCATGCAGCAAGACAGGGCGATGCCCATCTGGGCCAGACCGCAACGGTATTTGGCGCAGGCTGCATCGGGCTGATGTCCATGCTGGCTTTAAAGGCCATGGGAGTTTCCACCGTCTATGTAGTCGACGTGATGCAGAACCGCCTCAATAAAGCCAAAGAATTGGGCGCAACCGAAGTCATCAATGGAAAAGACGAAGACGCCGTTCAAAAGATTATGGAACTGACACATCAAAAGGGAATTGATCTTTCGATTGAAACAGCCGGAACCGAAATTACATCCCGCCAAGCGATCAAAGTTGCCAAAAAGGGAAGCACGATCGTATTTGTAGGCTATAGCAAGAGCGGAGAAATCACCCTGCCCATGAGCATGGCACTTGATAAAGAGCTCACTTTTAAAACAGTTTTCCGCTATAGACATATTTATCCTGTTGCAATCGATGCTGTTTCCAGTGGAAAAGTAAATCTGAAAGGCGTTGTTACCAATGTCTATGACTTTGATGATATTCAAAGAGCCATGGATGAGAGTGTTCACAATAAAGATACCGTTGTAAAATCAGTCATTAAAATAATCTGA